The region GCAGCACCCGGCGCTGGCGGTAATGGAGCGCATGGTCAACGAATTCCAGCGTCCGGGGAAACTCGATGGCGCCGGTTTCTACGACTACCCGGAGGGCGGCAAGCCGCGCATTTGGCAGGGCTTGTACGATGCCTTTGGTGGCCAGCAGGAGATCCCGCTGCGCGACATGCAGGAGCGCATGCTGTTTGCTGAAGCGTTGGAAACCGCCAAATGTGTGGAGGAGGGCGTGCTGACCTCGGTGGGCGATGCCAACATCGGTTCCATCTTCGGCATTGGCTTCCCGGCTTGGAGCGGTGGTGTGCTGCAGTACATCAACCAGTACCAAGGCGGTCTGAAGGGCTTCATTGCCCGCGCTGAGGAACTGGCTGCCACCTACGGCGCCCGTTTTGCAGTGCCGCAGCTGCTGCGTGACATGGCGGACAAAGGCGAGACCTTCCGCTGAGTCGTCCGGCTATCGGAAAAGCCCGCTTCGGCGGGCTTTTTTGTGGGCGTCAGGTGGCGCTCTGCTGTTTCCGATAATGGGTACTAGGCCGCCGCGTAAGTAAATGGGTGGGGGCTGTGTGAAATGCGGCCGTGTTTTTACTCATCTTCTAAATGTAATAAATTAGAAAATATACCGGTGCCAACACGTTGGATGACAGTGGCCAATGGTGTGGTAATTGGTTTTTCTTTGCTGGAACGACCTTTCGTTTTGATTTTTTGTTGTTGGAGTGACGGGGTTTGTCACTTTTCTGGAACGGCGAAGATGAATAGTGAACTGATTGTAACCTGCTGATTTTGAAGGTGTTGACCTGCATCAAGTCGCTGATGAGAATAGCCGACCTACCGCACGGCAGAGGCGGGCTGCTTCTCCACTTTTAGGTTTTTGTATTCGGGTTGATGAAGAACGAGCGCACTGAGTGCGCAGGGGTAAACACGTCATGCGATTGAATCCGCTGAAATCAGCCATGGGCTGGGACCTCGTTAATGCCGGTCGCTTCCGGGAGGACACCCATGTCTACTGACGAGCGCATCCTCAATGTCCATTTCAAGCTGCAGGTGGTGTCCTGGATCATCAACGACGGGCAGCCGTTAGAGCTGGTGTGCGAGCAGCACGGCCTCTATCCGCCGGCGGTGCGTCGCTGGTTGGAGCAGTACGGCGGTTTACCGGCGCCGGCACCGGAGTCCTGTGATCAGTTGCGTCAGCAATTGCAGGCGCTTGAGGCAGAGAACCTGCGCCTACGTCGTATTAACAGCCGCTTGCAGGCGCTGGTACGCCGTGTACGGCAACAGTTGCGCCTACCGGCACAGACCTGTTGAACCCAGCGTCGTCTGCGTTGGGAAGCGGGCTCAGTCCGCTGGCGGAAACAAAAACGGCCCCATGCGGGGCCGTTTCTCTTGGGCGCTGGCGCGCTTGCAGTCAGAGCAGTTCCTTGCGCAGCTGTGCGGCAGATTTCGGAGACAACAGCCCCGGCGCAATATCGAACACGGTGTAGGCGCCGCATTGTCCGGACTGCTGCAAGCGGTATACCGCCCGCGCATACGCCACCAGCACGCTGGAGGTGAACTCCGGGTTGCTGTCCAGCGCCAACGAAAACTCCATGATTTGACGGGTACTTTCGCCGCTCAGGCCGCTGCGGATCACGAAACCGCCGTGAGGCATTTTGCTGTGCTCGGCGGCCAAGGTGGCGTCGTCGATGATGTGGACGGTGGTGTCGTAGTCGGCAAAGTAGTCCGGCATGGTGACGATGGCGTTGCGCACCTGATCGGCGTCGGCGCCGTCTTCCAGTACCACATAGCATTCGCGCTGGTGCTTCTCACGGGTGCTCAGCTGCGGCTGCTCGCCGCGGCGGACCCGTTCGATCGCGTCCTGCGCGGGCAGCGTGTATTGCACACCGGCTTTCACGCCCGGCACCCGCCGTACTGCGTCGGAGTGGCCTTGGCTGAGGCCCTTGCCCCAGAAGGTGTAGGTTTCGCCGCGTGGCAAAATCGCTTCGCCGAACAGACGGTTGAGCGAGAACAGGCCCGGATCCCAGCCGCCGGACAGCATTGCCACTTTGCCAGCGGCGCGGGCGGGGGCGTCAAGGGTGTCGAAGTACTCGGGGATGCGGGCGTGGGTATCGAAGCTGTCGACGGTGTTGAACAGTGCCGCCAGCTGCGGACCCTGTTCCGGCAGATCGCTTTTGGAGCCGCCGCACAGAATCATCACGTCGATGGCGTCGGTGTAGTCCGCTACCTGAGCCAGT is a window of Alcanivorax sp. REN37 DNA encoding:
- a CDS encoding transposase, which produces MSTDERILNVHFKLQVVSWIINDGQPLELVCEQHGLYPPAVRRWLEQYGGLPAPAPESCDQLRQQLQALEAENLRLRRINSRLQALVRRVRQQLRLPAQTC
- a CDS encoding diaminopimelate dehydrogenase, with the translated sequence MTARIRIGIAGYGNLGRGVEAAITHSPDLELVAVFSRRDPASVTLLNAEVPVLPLAQVADYTDAIDVMILCGGSKSDLPEQGPQLAALFNTVDSFDTHARIPEYFDTLDAPARAAGKVAMLSGGWDPGLFSLNRLFGEAILPRGETYTFWGKGLSQGHSDAVRRVPGVKAGVQYTLPAQDAIERVRRGEQPQLSTREKHQRECYVVLEDGADADQVRNAIVTMPDYFADYDTTVHIIDDATLAAEHSKMPHGGFVIRSGLSGESTRQIMEFSLALDSNPEFTSSVLVAYARAVYRLQQSGQCGAYTVFDIAPGLLSPKSAAQLRKELL